The following proteins are co-located in the Solanum pennellii chromosome 8, SPENNV200 genome:
- the LOC107028155 gene encoding NAC domain-containing protein 66-like: MNLSVNGQSQVPPGFRFHPTEEELLHYYLRKKIANEKIDLDVIREVDLNKLEPWDIQEKCKIGSTPQNDWYLFSHKDKKYPSGSRTNRATAAGFWKATGRDKVIYGNCKRIGMRKTLVFYKGRAPHGLKLDWIMHEYRLDDISTPQHQPSLNFCASESAALEEGWVVCRVFKKKSTLQSSSAVSKTLIHENTNTHHDGVLDQILMYMGRSSKQQQHEIKSNNIVQQVNNNDNENIQFDNTEDSFLQLPELVNHHQDCNFNDEMIIMSTGTDDQHYSCMINNYQENNEAADHKKNGPTCDWLAMVASQLNGHHLEPPTNNNTTRSNDDDVEFWSYAQSSTFDPLSQFTV; the protein is encoded by the exons ATGAATCTCTCTGTAAATGGTCAATCACAAGTACCTCCGGGCTTTCGTTTCCATCCAACTGAGGAAGAACTCCTACACTATTACTTGAGAAAAAAGATAGCTAACGAAAAGATTGATCTCGATGTGATTCGTGAAGTAGACCTCAACAAGCTCGAACCATGGGACATTCAAG AGAAGTGCAAAATAGGATCAACGCCACAAAACGATTGGTACTTGTTCAGCCACAAGGACAAGAAGTATCCATCTGGGAGTCGTACCAACCGTGCTACTGCAGCGGGATTCTGGAAGGCTACAGGTCGTGACAAAGTGATATATGGTAACTGTAAGAGAATAGGAATGCGAAAAACGTTAGTCTTCTATAAAGGACGTGCACCTCATGGCCTGAAATTAGATTGGATCATGCATGAATACCGCCTAGACGACATCTCCACGCCTCAACATCAGCCCTCTCTCAACTTTTGT GCCTCGGAATCAGCTGCTCTGGAAGAGGGTTGGGTGGTCTGCCGTGTTTTCAAGAAGAAGAGTACACTTCAAAGCTCCTCTGCAGTGTCTAAAACACTTATTCATGAGAATACAAACACTCATCATGACGGTGTTCTTGATCAGATACTCATGTACATGGGAAGATCAtccaaacaacaacaacatgaaatcAAAAGCAACAATATCGTCCAACAGGTCAACAACAACGACAATGAAAACATTCAATTTGATAACACTGAAGATAGTTTCCTACAACTTCCAGAGCTGGTAAATCATCATCAAGATTGCAACTTTAACGATGAGATGATCATCATGTCAACAGGAACCGATGATCAACATTATTCTTGCATGATTAATAATTACCAAGAGAACAATGAGGCTGCAgatcataaaaaaaatggacCTACTTGTGACTGGTTAGCCATGGTGGCTTCTCAACTTAACGGACACCATCTCGAACCACCAACCAACAATAATACTACTCGATccaatgatgatgatgttgaatTTTGGAGCTATGCACAATCATCAACCTTTGATCCACTAAGTCAGTTCACTGTATGA
- the LOC107026845 gene encoding phosphomannomutase, protein MAARKAGLIALFDVDGTLTAPRKESTPQMLKFMQELRKVVTVGVVGGSDLVKISEQLGNTVTNDYDFVFSENGLVAHKDGKLIGKQSLKSHLGDEKLKEFINFTLHYIADLDIPIKRGTFIEFRSGMLNVSPIGRNCSQEERDEFEKYDKVQKIRETMVSVLREKFAHFNLTFSIGGQISFDVFPQGWDKTYCLRYLEEFNEIHFFGDKTYKGGNDHEIYESERTVGHTVTSPEDTLKQCSVLFLGKDNGSS, encoded by the exons atggctGCAAGAAAAGCTGGTTTAATTGCTCTGTTTGATGTTGATGGAACTCTTACAGCACCCAGAAAG GAATCTACTCCACAAATGTTGAAATTCATGCAGGAACTTAGAAAG GTTGTTACTGTTGGAGTTGTTGGAGGTTCTGACCTTGTAAAGATATCAGAGCAACTTGGCAATACAG TTACAAATGACTATGATTTTGTTTTCTCTGAAAATGGCCTTGTAGCACATAAAGACGGCAAGCTTATTGGGAAACAG AGCTTGAAGTCACATCTTGGAGACGAGAAGCTCAAG GAATTTATTAACTTTACCCTCCATTACATTGCTGATTTGGATATTCCAATAAAGAG AGGAACGTTCATTGAGTTCAGAAGTGGCATGCTAAATGTGTCGCCTATTGGGAGGAACTGTAGTCAGGAAGAAAGGGATGAATTTGAAAAGTATGACAAG GTACAAAAGATACGCGAAACAATGGTATCAGTGCTCAGAGAAAAGTTTGCACATTTTAATCTCACCTTCTCCATTGGAGGCCAAATTAGTTTCGAT GTTTTTCCGCAAGGCTGGGACAAGACTTATTGTTTGAGATACCTTgaagaatttaatgaaattcacTTTTTTGGAGACAAAACATACAAG GGAGGAAATGACCATGAGATCTATGAGTCTGAGAGAACTGTTGGTCACACAG TTACTAGCCCGGAGGACACATTGAAACAATGTTCTGTTCTATTCCTCGGCAAGGATAATGGAAGTTCTTAA
- the LOC107028989 gene encoding beta-carotene isomerase D27, chloroplastic gives MVLLSIPYSFPSFNNYISQRQSQSRSQSQSQRRYVKIGIQCGIAEPSGEPAPLGQKTKYNDGLFEKAFMTLFARKMENFGANKKESDQKKKGFFDYDYDSFVDVSRKVMQGRSRLQQQQVVRQVLMSMLPPGAPAQFRKMFPPTQWAAEFNAAITVPFFFWLVGPSEVVEVEVDGVKQKSGVHIKKCRYLENSGCVGMCVNMCKIPTQDFFTNEFGLPLTMNPNFEDMSCEMIYGQVPPPFEEDPVSKQPCYANICTIANPSSIVCPKLSAN, from the exons ATGGTGCTGCTTAGCATCCCGTATTCATTTCCATCTTTCAACAATTATATCTCGCAACGacaaagccaaagccgaagccaAAGTCAAAGCCAGAGACGATATGTTAAAATTGGTATCCAATGTGGGATAGCAGAGCCATCAGGGGAACCAGCACCATTAGGACAGAAAACAAAGTACAATGATGGATTGTTTGAGAAGGCATTCATGACTCTATTCGCACGCAAGATGGAGAATTTTGGAGCTAATAAAAAAGAGTCTGATCAAAAGAAGAAAGGCTTTTTCGATTATGATTACGATAGTTTTGTGGATGTTTCGCGCAAAGTGATGCAGGGGAGGTCACGGTTGCAGCAGCAGCAAGTTGTTCGTCAAGTCCTCATGTCTATGCTTCCTCCTGGAGCTCCTGCTCAG TTTAGGAAAATGTTTCCACCAACTCAGTGGGCAGCAGAATTCAACGCCGCAATTACTGTGCCTTTCTTCTTCTGGTTAGTTGGTCCTTCTGAG GTTGTAGAAGTGGAGGTAGATGGGGTGAAGCAGAAAAGTGGAGTTCACATAAAAAAGTGCAG GTATTTAGAGAACAGTGGGTGTGTAGGAATGTGTGTGAATATGTGCAAAATACCAACACAAGATTTCTTCACAAACGAATTCGGACTTCCCTTAACAATGAATCCAA ATTTTGAGGACATGAGTTGTGAAATGATATACGGACAAGTACCACCGCCATTTGAAGAAGATCCTGTCTCCAAACAACCTTGTTATGCGAATATAT GCACCATTGCAAATCCCAGCTCAATTGTCTGTCCAAAACTCAGCGCGAATTAG
- the LOC107028988 gene encoding protein GPR107-like, which translates to MSIPKFPHLLFFFFVISLFYSPSVAEIRSSEVRSDDRPIIPFDEFGFTHRGRLELNVSKISLGVPSNPSSLDLSKVGFFLCTRDTWMHVLEQIEDAEITCAIQSDIVKLVYTFDKLHDNSSFDTFFVETDSDQYSLVFANCCPQLKVTMTVRSAMYNLDAKSGNRDYLSTGKAILPRIYFAFSLVYFCLCIFWIFLLCKKRLTIHAIHFFMLAVIILKALNLLCEAEDKSYIKRTGSAHGWDVLFYIFSFLKGIMLFTLIVLIGTGWSFLKPYLQDKEKKVLMIVIPLQVIANIAQVVIDEDGPYGDEWVTWKQVFLLVDVICCCAVLFPIVWSIKNLREAAKSDGKAAVNLMKLTLFRQYYVVVICYIYFTRVVVYALETITSYRYLWTSVLAGEVATLAFYLFTGFKFRPEVHNPYFMIDDEEEEAASEALKFGDEFEL; encoded by the coding sequence ATGTCGATCCCAAAATTTCCCCATCtgttattctttttctttgtcatatcaCTTTTTTATTCACCTTCTGTAGCTGAAATCAGATCCTCTGAGGTTCGTTCTGATGATCGTCCTATTATACCATTCGATGAATTTGGTTTCACTCATCGTGGTAGATTGGAACTCAATGTTTCAAAAATCTCTCTTGGTGTCCCTAGCAATCCGTCAAGCCTTGATCTATCGAAAGTTGGATTCTTTCTATGTACTCGTGATACGTGGATGCATGTTCTTGAACAAATTGAGGATGCTGAGATCACCTGTGCAATCCAATCTGATATTGTCAAGCTTGTCTACACATTTGATAAACTTCATGACAATTCCTCTTTCGATACCTTTTTTGTCGAAACAGATTCTGATCAGTATTCTCTTGTGTTTGCTAATTGTTGTCCACAATTAAAAGTTACAATGACCGTTCGATCAGCAATGTATAATCTTGATGCTAAATCAGGAAATAGAGACTATCTCTCTACTGGCAAGGCCATTTTGCCTAGGATTTATTTCGCGTTTTCTCTTGTTTATTTCTGTTTATGCATTTTTTGGATATTCTTGCTGTGCAAGAAGCGATTAACCATTCACGCGATTCATTTCTTCATGTTGGCTGTAATCATATTGAAAGCCTTGAATTTGTTGTGTGAAGCAGAGGATAAATCTTACATAAAACGAACCGGTAGTGCTCATGGATGGGATGTTCTGTTTTATATTTTCAGTTTCTTGAAAGGAATAATGTTGTTTACGTTGATCGTGTTGATTGGGACGGGCTGGTCATTTCTCAAACCTTATTTGCAAgataaggagaagaaagttTTGATGATTGTGATACCATTACAAGTTATAGCAAACATAGCTCAAGTTGTGATTGATGAAGATGGACCTTATGGAGATGAATGGGTAACATGGAAACAAGTGTTTTTGCTCGTTGATGTGATTTGTTGTTGCGCGGTTCTTTTccctattgtttggtcaatcaAGAATTTACGCGAGGCAGCTAAGTCTGATGGTAAAGCTGCTGTGAATTTAATGAAATTGACACTCTTTAGACAGTACTACGTCGTGGTTATATGTTATATTTACTTTACCAGAGTTGTGGTTTATGCATTGGAGACGATTACATCGTATAGATATCTTTGGACTAGTGTATTGGCAGGGGAAGTTGCAACTCTGgctttttatttgtttactgGATTTAAATTCAGGCCCGAGGTACATAACCCCTACTTTATGATTGATGACGAAGAGGAAGAAGCTGCCTCTGAGGCGTTAAAGTTTGGTGACGAATTTGAGTTGTGA